Below is a window of Ralstonia pickettii DNA.
TCAGAATTCGGACCTGTAGCCCAAGATCCTCATCCTGTGGCGCCGCTTGTGCTTGCTGCGAGGGCTTGCAGCCGGTGGCCAGCAGCACCAACGCGAGTGCCATCCATGGTCGTATTTTGATAACCATTGTTTATGGGTTACCGCTTCTGGTCGGTACGCGCTGCGGATAAAACTTGGCTGCACATGCTGGGGCCGCCATGCAAACGTCATATGGAAACTTCAGCCCGTCCGGAAACTTAGGGTTAAGAGGCGTATAGCGCGACGCAATCGCTCTTATCTTCTGACTAGACATAAACGCTAACCACAACGTGGCGGGCTCCCCCGTTTCGTAGGGCTCCACTGACACGTGCGTCTTGTGTAGAGCATCACGGTCTTTTCTATACAGAGTGTCGTCCTGCCATTCCACTTCAACTGTTAGGCCGGGGTACCACTTTGCAGGCAGGCCAACTGATCCAGCGACACTTGTGCCTCCTGCATGACTAGGCATACCCCCCACCCATATTCCATTTACATACACGTCTCCAAGCGGTTCATTCATGTAGTTGAGTATTTGGACCTGCAGGCCAATGCCTTCTTCCTGCGACGCCGCTTGAGCTTGCTGTGAGGGCTTGCAACCGAGGGCAAGCAGCGCCAACAAAAGCGCCGCCAATGTTCGCGCCTTCATGACGATTCCGTCGCGACTGCGGACGGCACCGGTTGTTGTTGCGACTCGAGCAATCCTGCGTCAGTCAATGCACGAGCGACAAGCCGAAAAGATGTCGCATCGTGCTGCACTTCGGTCGCGTCGAACGATTCAAACACGGATCGAATGCACGCGTGCGCTTGGGATGGCGTGCCAACAAGTGTGCCGAACCAATGCGCATTTGTCTGGATGAGCCGCAGGACGCCATCTGGGCGAGCCAGTGCGGCAAACCGCGCCATTTGATGCCGGGTAAAAACGTAGGGGGCATCGGTCGGTTCGAGTGTCCTTGCATCAGTGGTGCCGGCGTGCTGCAGAGCGCCGTCGCGCGAAAAATACCACCATTGCAAACTGCCGAGAAAGCGTGTGCGCTGCGCGTCATCAAACACCCGCAACAACATATCGAGCGCGCGCGTATCCGCAAAGCGAATGAGAAACATCTCTCCATCAGGGTCAACCGCTTTCATTTGGTCGACGAGATGTGCGTATGGGTCGCATGTTGATACGCTCGATCGCAGGAAGCTCAACATCGGATTCCCTGATGTCTCGCGCAAAGCGATATCAAGAAAGGCACGCCGCTCGACCGCACGGTCTGGAATGCGGATGATGGAAGGTGCGATTTCAGCCAAACCGGGCCCTTCGTACCGGCCGGCGTAGAGCGATTGAGGTTGTAGCGTCGGAAACCTTGAGTAAAGCCGCTTTGCGAGACCGGTATCGAATGCGTTGTCAATCAAGGCGTAGACGTTCGCTTCCGGCAAAGTAGAGAGCAATTGCTCCAGAGCCGCGTCAGGAAAGTCATCAATCCATGCTGGATTA
It encodes the following:
- a CDS encoding DUF4123 domain-containing protein, whose translation is MATRYQAQRLRSANPAWIDDFPDAALEQLLSTLPEANVYALIDNAFDTGLAKRLYSRFPTLQPQSLYAGRYEGPGLAEIAPSIIRIPDRAVERRAFLDIALRETSGNPMLSFLRSSVSTCDPYAHLVDQMKAVDPDGEMFLIRFADTRALDMLLRVFDDAQRTRFLGSLQWWYFSRDGALQHAGTTDARTLEPTDAPYVFTRHQMARFAALARPDGVLRLIQTNAHWFGTLVGTPSQAHACIRSVFESFDATEVQHDATSFRLVARALTDAGLLESQQQPVPSAVATESS
- a CDS encoding DUF3304 domain-containing protein, which produces MKARTLAALLLALLALGCKPSQQAQAASQEEGIGLQVQILNYMNEPLGDVYVNGIWVGGMPSHAGGTSVAGSVGLPAKWYPGLTVEVEWQDDTLYRKDRDALHKTHVSVEPYETGEPATLWLAFMSSQKIRAIASRYTPLNPKFPDGLKFPYDVCMAAPACAAKFYPQRVPTRSGNP